The Cylindrospermum stagnale PCC 7417 genome segment GCGGCCCTCGGAGGTAATCCTTTACAAGGTGCAGATGTGGTGCTGCATCTTCCCCAAAGCTGGCCTGTGACTACCTTTACTGCCTACCAAGGGCGCTGGTTGCGTTGCGTCCACACCGCCACCTTTGTCAATAAACCCGGATACAGCAATTCTCCCCGAATAGTTGGTTTGGCTGTCAGATCAATTGGTGGGACTGTGGGAGCCAGCCAAAGTGAAGTAATTCGCGATGAAATTTTGGGGGAAAGTGACGGTCTACCCGGTCAGACTTTTCAGTTGCAGGGAGTTCCTGTTTTGAACCGCCGGGAAGATGAATATATTCTCGTTTCACCACCTAGTGCCCTACCGCAAAGATGGCAAGAAGTCAAAGATTTTGCCGAATCAAGTTCCCAAGATTTACATTACGTGATTGATTCGCGCACAGGGATAGTGCAGTTTGGACCGCTGATTCGCGAAGCTGGCCAACTCCAGCAGCAAACTCAGTTTCGGGCGATCACGCAAACAGGAAAACTCAATACATTGCCAAACCCAGCCATCAATGATGAATTAGAGCGGCAATATGGGGCTGTACCGCCGAGAGGCTCAATGATTCGGATGGTTGGTTACCGCAGCGGTGGCGGGTGCAAAGGTAATGTGCAGAAAGAAGCAATTAGGGTGGCAAAAACAGCAATTCCCTATGTTGCCAAAGTGTTAAATCACACGGCTGCCAGAAACGGAGCCGATGCCGAATCCTTGGAAGATGCTGTATTGAGAGTACCAGCAATGCTCCGGACGCGCGATCGCGCCGTCACACCAGAAGACTTTGAAGTCCTGACTTTACATGCTGGAGGTGGTGGGGTGGCCCGTGTTCGTTGTTTGCCATCAACATCTACTAAGGAAGCGGGGACAGTTAGGTTACTAGTTGTACCCGCAGCAAATACAGAAATGATCGGTCGCGGCGAAGGCATCGAACCAGAACTATTTAACCTGAATTCGCAACTCCGCGACCAGATTATGGCTTATTTAGACGAACGACGATTATTAGGAGTGCAAGTCCGACTGCAAGCACCCGAATACGTAGGCGTGGCGGTGCAAACAGAAGTTGCTCTGGAGTCAGAGTATAACAATCCGATTGCCCAACCAGAAATTCTCTGGAAATTGCGCGTCGCCTTATATCGGTTTCTCAACCCGATTACTGGTGGTTGGGATGGTAAAGGCTGGCCCTTTGGTCGTCCTTTGTATCCTTCAGATATTGTGAATTTGTTCCAGAAATTTCCGGCTGTGCGCTATTTGGGAGTAGTGCAGCTCTTTGAATTGCGCTATGTAGGACAAACCTGGTTGCGATCGCTGCCACAAAACCCAGTTATTGATCCTGGACCTCTAGGACTCATTTGTTCCTGGCAGAACAATCGCCTGCGCTCCGGTCACGTTGTCAATCTCATCCAATGACCTTTTATGGCTAGTCAAACCCTACACCTTAAACTCACGCCGATGCAAATACCGGACGCGGTGCAGCCGTCAGCAGTCAGTACAGGTGCAGCCGATTCTCAGCGTTCAGCACTCAGCACTCAGCACTCAGTCATATCTGGGTGTGACGTGGTGGTTTACCCCAGAGAACCTAGTGAAATAGTTTTGCAGCTAGAAAACCTGGGAAGTCGAAATCTGCGATTAAATGTCCAAATTGAGGGCAATTTTCCCTCTGATTGGTATCGCATCGGCATGGAAGGTTATGATCTGGCACCGCGATCGCGAATGGATGTCGCCCTCTACTTCCAAATTCCAGTTGATTTCTTTGAAAATCAAGGGTCTTTGCCCCCAGGTCAGTCATTGGTACTAGATTATAACTGCCGCCTGCTTGTCTACCACGTAGAAGAAAATGGCGGCAGGTTATTAATTGAAACAGCCGGCTTAAATCTGTATATTCGTCCCCGCAGCTTATATCTGGATTTTTTGCCCAGCCTCTATCGAGAAGTAGACTTTATT includes the following:
- a CDS encoding putative baseplate assembly protein, which codes for MEFDFLPKLPKSNLDDRTFQDLVEECILRIPRYCPEWTNYNPSDPGMTLIELFAWLTDQMLLRFNQVPQRNYVTFLELLGVRLLAPAPAVSDITFYLSAALPTSYTIPAGVEIATVRTETEEAITFATDRQLIIDKPYIRHFLTSQTVEDKPQILRDRFTNLWTTRSDGEWYGRELAFFDEQPQPGNSFYLVIDGNCQCDGNVLALKFQGEAATSTGINPDAPPRLWEAWNGVYWESVLLTESDDSTRGFSFSELAALGGNPLQGADVVLHLPQSWPVTTFTAYQGRWLRCVHTATFVNKPGYSNSPRIVGLAVRSIGGTVGASQSEVIRDEILGESDGLPGQTFQLQGVPVLNRREDEYILVSPPSALPQRWQEVKDFAESSSQDLHYVIDSRTGIVQFGPLIREAGQLQQQTQFRAITQTGKLNTLPNPAINDELERQYGAVPPRGSMIRMVGYRSGGGCKGNVQKEAIRVAKTAIPYVAKVLNHTAARNGADAESLEDAVLRVPAMLRTRDRAVTPEDFEVLTLHAGGGGVARVRCLPSTSTKEAGTVRLLVVPAANTEMIGRGEGIEPELFNLNSQLRDQIMAYLDERRLLGVQVRLQAPEYVGVAVQTEVALESEYNNPIAQPEILWKLRVALYRFLNPITGGWDGKGWPFGRPLYPSDIVNLFQKFPAVRYLGVVQLFELRYVGQTWLRSLPQNPVIDPGPLGLICSWQNNRLRSGHVVNLIQ
- a CDS encoding phage tail protein; its protein translation is MASQTLHLKLTPMQIPDAVQPSAVSTGAADSQRSALSTQHSVISGCDVVVYPREPSEIVLQLENLGSRNLRLNVQIEGNFPSDWYRIGMEGYDLAPRSRMDVALYFQIPVDFFENQGSLPPGQSLVLDYNCRLLVYHVEENGGRLLIETAGLNLYIRPRSLYLDFLPSLYREVDFIGRFLKIFEQAFEPAVHTLDNLWAYLDPITAPQSMLPFLAYWVAWPMDSRWTVERQRYLIRSAVELYRWRGTRRGLRLYIHLYTNLNLDEHLPSEAHKHIGIEEISGQGFVLGDTRIGEDAMIGGGRPYHFIVRLRPDYPNQVDEQLVRHIIDQEKPAFCTYELYIEAPLVDSQ